A window of Numida meleagris isolate 19003 breed g44 Domestic line unplaced genomic scaffold, NumMel1.0 unplaced_Scaffold547, whole genome shotgun sequence contains these coding sequences:
- the PEX11B gene encoding peroxisomal membrane protein 11B translates to MAGAAPHTLHPPGGARLSLTRGGFRHAAGSGCAPLPSVNSAMETWVRFSAQSQAKERLFRAAQYACTLAGDTLRRNGASPALLTSVKQLEAHLSLARKLLRLGSSADALEAAKRAIHLSDMVLRFCVTLSHLNRAMYFACDNVLWAGKVGLAPSVDQEKWAQRSFRYYLFALIVNLSRDAYEIRLLMEREGSGKRGKGAENGQRARGDAGLQQLGLRLQVQLRLLLRVLRGNPPLLLDVLRNACDLFIPLDKLGLYRSGPAFVGLCGLASSVLSILTILHPWLKLKP, encoded by the exons ATGGCCGGGGCCGCGCCGCACACCCTCCACCCGCCGGGGGGCGCTCGTCTCTCTTTGACCCGCGGCGGCTTCCGGCACGCCGCCGGAAGTGGCTGCGCGCCGCTGCCCTCAGTCAACAGCGCCATGGAGACGTGGGTGCGCTTCAGCGCGCAGAGCCAGGCCAAGGAGCGGCTCTTCAG GGCCGCGCAGTACGCCTGCACCTTGGCCGGGGACACGCTGCGGAGGAACGGGGCGAGCCCCGCGCTCCTGACCAGCGTGAAGCAGCTGGAGGCACACCTCAGCCTGGCCCGGAAGC TGCTGCGCCTGGGCAGCTCGGCCGACGCTCTGGAGGCGGCGAAGAGAGCCATCCACCTGTCCGACATGGTGCTGCGCTTCTGCGTCACCCTCAGCCACCTCAACAGGGCCATGTACTTCGCCTGTGACAACGTCCTGTGGGCGGGCAAGGTGGGGCTGGCGCCCAGCGTGGACCAGGAGAAGTGGGCGCAGAGATCCTTCAG GTATTACCTCTTCGCCCTCATCGTGAACCTGAGCCGCGACGCCTACGAGATCCGGCTGCTGATGGAGCGGGAGGGGAGCGGGAAGCGCGGCAAGGGCGCCGAGAACGGGCAGCGGGCGCGGGGCGACgcggggctgcagcagctggggctgaggctgcaggTGCAGCTGCGCCTTCTGCTGCGCGTCCTGCGGGGGAACCCCCCGCTGCTGCTGGACGTGCTGAGGAACGCCTGCGACCTCTTCATCCCCCTGGACAAGCTGGGGCTCTACCGAAGCGGCCCGGCCTTCGTGGGCCTGTGCGGCCTCGCTTCCTCCG